In the genome of Phacochoerus africanus isolate WHEZ1 chromosome 5, ROS_Pafr_v1, whole genome shotgun sequence, the window CTGCCATCCCATGTCATGATGTTGGTGTCACCCAGCTGGAAATGAGGGCCCTCGGAGACCCCTTAAGTGATCTTACAGGCCAGGATCCACTGCTCTTCGTGGAAAGCGTTGTTCCAGCCTACCTGTGAGACCAGAGTCCACCAGTTGTGATCCCAGCAGCCATGGCTAACAGAGTACGACACAGCCCTGCCTGGGCATCCTCAGACCCTGCCCAGAATTTTATTCTAAGATTCTGAATCTCACAAGCATGGGCCAGGAGCCAGGCCAAGGAATTGAGGCTCTGAGATGGAGAGGAGGTGTTTTGAGCTTTTGCCAAAAGGAGGGACCTTAAGAAAGCTGCTGGGAACAGAGGTGGGGAAAGGTGGCAGATGGTCACTTTGTGCCCTGTCTGGGCCCTGTTCTGCTGTGTTTACCTGAGCACCATCTATCCTATCACCCTGCTCTGGGTGGTTTGCCCCCAAGGCTTACCTGCAAATACCTGCACCTGGCTTGTGGACCTTGGGTGTGGGGTCAAGAGTTTCCAGCTTCTGGGGTTGGGATGGGGGTATGTGTGGGTTCTTTAGTGAGGGGGCCATGAAAGTCACTTGAAGGTGACAGAGGAGGCAGATGACCCTTGTCCCAAGGGAAGGAGAGCAGCCAAGTGCTGCCTGGCCGTGCTTCTGTTTAGAAACTAGCCGTCTTGGGAGATGAGCCAGCATGAGAGATGGTCCCACACTGCGGGACATTGGAGAGGGTGCCAGGGACCAGGAGGTGGTCATGCTTATgggactggggaggggctgggagctgaaGTGGGGTGTGTGGCTTCCCCTGGGGAGGGACTGGGCCCCTGGGGAGCAGCAGACAGGCTTTGAAGGGCTTTCCCCTAGACCCTTCCCCCTGGGAGCAGGAAGGGCACCTCTCCGCACCTTTTCCCAGGGCCCAGCAGCACCCACCCTGTgggtttctctctgcctctcccttttCCCTAAAGGGGGCAGGTGGCACGGCTTTGGCACGGGGTGCTGGCTTCTACTGTCCTGTCATCAGTTTGACCTTAGGACTTGCATAACTCATAGGTGGATGCCTAGATAGGTGAGGAGTGCTGTTTCTGAAAGCTTGTCTTAGATTTCAAATGATGTTAATGGTTAGAAATACATCTGATATGGTGGGGTAGCACTATGGGGAAAGTCCACACATGCCCAACTCTGGAAAAGCATTCTATGAGCAATGCCTTCTCTCATTGGCTCTCATGCTGCTTCATTCCATCAACTGAAACATGGAGGTCATGACCTCACAGCCCACTGAGCGGTCTGGCCCTGCAGGTCAAGGATGTTCCTTTTACAGCTCAGAAACCTGCATGCCATGTGCCCCCCAGACACTCACGGTCTCACCTCCATCTGTTCTGCTGATGCGGTGAAGGAGGTCCCAGCCCCTCTTCTACCCATTGCTCAAGCTGAAGCCGTAGGAAGTGGTTCATTGGCTTTCTCATCCTCTGAGGACACAGTGGGAATTAccatcccattttatagatgagcaagctgaggctcagagggcaCAGGGACTTGTAGGAGGAGCGGGTGAGTGTGAATACCTCTGTCAAGAGACAAAGGCCTGATCCCAGCAGCAGACACCACAGCTGGGGTGTGGACATGCTAGGCCTAGAAGGGCCTCCCCACAGTCCCAGAGTGAGGGCCTGGGAGATGCTGGTCCTTCGACTTCTCACCCCAGGCCTCATCCCTTCCTGGCCCTGACAGTGTGCTTCCCTGGAAGACACCAAGGGAGAGCCAGGACTCTCTGCCAAGTGACCAGACTCTCTCAAACTGGTGTTAAGGGTGTGGGTGTCAGAGCCCTTGGCCTGGACCCCAGATCCCATCAGGTCTTGGTGACCTGGGGTGGGTTATGCATGCTCTCGGGGTCCTggttctccatctgtgaaatgggtatagCAATACCTCCATCCTGGGGCTGCTGCGAGGGGCAATGATTTTCTCCATGAACTCAGACAGTGCCAGGCCCCCGAGGTCCCGTCTCCACCCATATCTGTCTTTGCAAAGTCCGCCCAGGCTGGGACCCCTggccagcccaggcctgggctgtGCAGCACTGACCCACAGTTAAGGGTGCCCAGGGCACGTCATTTCCCTTCTCTGGGGCTCTGTTTCTTCAGAAATGAGAGGAGTGTTTACTTTATTCAAAATTATGTGAACTAAAAGCCATCAGGGAAGGCCCTAGTAGCCTTCCACTCAGACCCTCCATCAGTGGGCAGTGGGAGCTGTGCACATGGCACATTGCCCTGGGGACTCACAGCAGAGATGTTTTGAATGTGTTGTTTGTCCTCGTTTCTCTCATCTGGCCAGATGGTGAGGAAAGCTTCGAAGATAGAGGCGCTGAAGTAAAACAGGAAGGCGATACAGTGGTAGGCTGCATCCTGCAGGGTCAGAAGGGGCCATGGAGAGATGGGGAGTTGTGAGCAGATGTGGTGTCCGCAGGGCCCATGACACCCACTCCCAGTCCCTGCCCAGCAGGGACCAGGTCCCTGCATCACCCTCTGTTACCTCTTCACCCCCTCCTCACAGAGGTGGATTCACCAGGGCTGCCCAAGCTGAGTTTACGGCACTGATTTGGGGGCCAGAGTAAGGACTTTGCTGGAGGAGGAGCATTGCCTCCCCTTGAGGTGGAATCTTGTtgtgggtggaggaaggggagagggggctCTTGGGATTGGCAGGAATGGGTTCTGGACCTGAGATGTGTCATCTATGGTCACGATCCCTAGTTCAGATGTGGCCTCTGTGACCAGTGCAGGCTCAGGGTATTTCggttgttttgtcttgtttttttgttttgttttgttttgttttgttttgttttttggagctGGGGAGCCGTTTACTGGGGCTCCAGGTATATTTAAAGGCAAAAAAGTACCAATATGGGGCCTTGGGTAGTTGTGATTTGGAGGTGGTCTGAAAAGCTTCGTTTGGAGGCCTTTTGAGAGTAAGAGTCTTGGACAACAGCCGCACCCCCTTCCACAAGAGGTTTGGGCCGGTGACCCCTTTGTAAGTTTACTTTCTTTATGGGCCTCAAGACAGAAGGGAGATCACAGGCCATCCCTCTCCACCAGCCAGGTCCCTCTTGGTGACCCTGCTTCAGAAGGCCATGACTGAGAGCTGGGCAGTGAGCATGGCCTCACGCTGGGCAGCCAGGGCCAGCCCGCAGGCCCCTGGAGATGGAAGCCAGCTCTCCTGGGTGGTGGGAGATGCCAGCGGGCCTCTGACAGGGGGAGGAGGTACAGGGAGGGTTGCTGGGCCGCTGGTTTCCGTGAAAGAGAAACACACAGGAGAAAGCCGAACAGCAAGTCCACAGAGAATCAGGCAGCGACAGTCAAGCTCTGCCTTCACCTCCATCTGACATGCTGCTGCAGGAGCCCCGGGCCACCATGGACAGCTCAGAGCTGAAGGCCTGGCCAGCTCCGCCTTGGAATGTGGGTGGGAGATGTCCACGGGGCACCTCACCCAGCACTGGAAAAGCCATCGTGCCAGGGGAGAGGATCCAGTACTACCTGCCCTCCTTGAACATCTGGGGCTGAGACTCACCAGGTTGATCCAGAAAGTCCCAGTCTTGTGGGCACCAGCTA includes:
- the LOC125127743 gene encoding myelin and lymphocyte protein-like isoform X1, producing MGAGAASGGRWLPRGCAVFTTFPDLLFIFESIFGGLVWILITWSQVPNPQVQGWVMFVSVFCFIATTLLLFLYVAGAHKTGTFWINLDAAYHCIAFLFYFSASIFEAFLTIWPDERNEDKQHIQNISARMRKPMNHFLRLQLEQWVEEGLGPPSPHQQNRWRWKSF